In Plasmodium chabaudi chabaudi strain AS genome assembly, chromosome: 9, the following proteins share a genomic window:
- a CDS encoding TFIIS central domain-containing protein, putative: MYYGFMHISQMAVLTKKENIPEWESNNFNKTVDCGINNWYSNKSVRFMKANSHDVFIYYIKAVNINYIINYVILKTIWNITQINFSIKLNNTNIHTCLQKDKQTNICLVCHNYIQNNINNLHYYNLFFSEFYNITNIYNHNFHIHNECLKNLLHLYISFVYLYNIAKNGNLLNGVIANSLDHVKIKKAEILPAQARKKKDIIAFAIIGFLSGNKSSHKSEENKENNNDKNDGKNETCSNNGRESKRSGTGDGNGGEGNGEGSENDENDDNANDDDNSSDTDEEEDEQKKGKKVESPNANHNAKDAISKNKTRGVRNKKKKKKSEDEEEYISNYQNEGDVRSMKRKRKKKQLGDGEYIIDDMLESNYESDGDELVNENNLPKESDDEYLYDQELKIYTDEDIVEEDQILKDEVYSGDSEFLEDDYTSGRKRKKRKTKKTLKKEKKIIIKNGKNISDENKTAITTNQNISNDKKIASQVEEKGNVPSTVEMSNIVSEENEMIRIEPGDKTIYLSNEDMKKYAKVINKIKQSLDKENIKVDTYSISKNIVENVIRKYKNKLDIKMKLFSICSNLLRNDNSELRKKILNGVIHSSDLANMDASDLAPISLQNKRKEHEKKYFYESIYLRENYINIKNTKNNEEEYYQPNILYDDKLKQNDEHSNKRNNSTSRSRSNSSNRSSNASNFDKIDKTNEPYNDKKNVLIETADKNNSGENNEAFSQQIINNLSNVKEKKKKKSKDEEDDNNTYIIPSIEKYALENTYENLKAAYKNMPKYASSPILTFLDNSYNRVISIIEASKNEEL; this comes from the coding sequence atgtacTATggatttatgcatatttctCAAATGGCCGTTCTAAcgaaaaaggaaaatattcCCGAATGGGAATcgaataattttaataaaacgGTTGACTGTGGGATAAATAACTGGTATAGTAATAAGTCAGTACGATTTATGAAAGCCAACTCACATgatgtttttatatattatataaaagctgtaaatattaactacataattaattatgtaATTTTGAAAACCATATGGAATATAACCCAAATAAATTTctcaataaaattaaacaaTACTAACATTCACACATGCTTACAAAAAGATAAgcaaacaaatatatgtcTTGTATGccataattatatacaaaataatataaacaatttacattattataatctatttttttcggAATTTTACAACAttactaatatatataatcataattttcatatacataatgagtgtttaaaaaatttacttcatttatatatctcatttgtatatttatacaatataGCGAAAAACggtaatttattaaatgggGTTATAGCTAATTCGCTAGATCatgtgaaaataaaaaaagcagAAATATTACCTGCACAGgcaaggaaaaaaaaagacattATTGCCTTCGCTATAATCGGATTTTTAAGTGGTAATAAAAGTAGCCATAAAAGTGAAGAAAATAAGGAAAACAACAACGACAAAAATGATGGCAAAAATGAAACTTGCTCTAACAACGGTAGAGAAAGTAAGAGATCCGGAACCGGGGATGGAAATGGGGGCGAAGGAAATGGAGAAGGAAGTGAAAAcgatgaaaatgatgacaACGCGAATGATGATGACAATTCGAGTGATACGGATGAAGAGGAAGATGAACAAAAGAAGGGAAAGAAAGTGGAAAGTCCCAATGCCAATCATAATGCAAAGGATGCAATTTccaaaaacaaaacaagAGGAGtacgaaataaaaaaaaaaaaaaaaaaagcgaaGACGAAgaagaatatatttctaattatcaaaatgaaGGTGATGTTCGAAgtatgaaaagaaaaagaaaaaaaaaacaactgGGAGATGgtgaatatattattgatgATATGCTTGAATCAAATTATGAAAGTGATGGAGATGAACTtgttaatgaaaataatttgccAAAAGAAAGTGatgatgaatatttatatgatcaagaattaaaaatatatacagaTGAAGATATTGTAGAAGAAGATCAAATTTTAAAGGATGAGGTTTATAGTGGTGATTCAGAATTTCTGGAAGATGATTATACATCTGGAcgtaaaagaaaaaaaagaaaaacaaaaaaaactttaaaaaaagaaaaaaaaattattattaaaaatggaaaaaatatttctgatgaaaataaaacagcCATTACAACgaatcaaaatatttcaaatgataaaaaaatagctagtCAGGTTGAAGAAAAAGGTAATGTACCTTCAACAGTTGAAATGTCAAACATAGTAAgcgaagaaaatgaaatgatAAGAATTGAACCAGGtgataaaacaatatatttaagcAATGAAGATATGAAAAAGTATGCCAAAgtaattaacaaaattaaacaaagcttagataaagaaaatataaaagtagATACATATTCtattagtaaaaatattgtagaaaatgttataaggaaatataaaaataaattagatataaaaatgaaattattttctatttgtAGTAACTTATTAAGAAATGATAATTCAGAattgagaaaaaaaatattaaatggaGTTATACATTCTAGTGATTTAGCAAATATGGATGCATCTGATTTAGCTCCTATAagtttacaaaataaaagaaaagaacatgaaaaaaaatatttttatgaaagcATTTATTTAcgtgaaaattatataaatattaaaaacactaaaaataatgaagaggaatattatcaacctaatatattatatgatgaCAAActtaaacaaaatgatgaGCACtctaataaaagaaataatagcACAAGTAGAAGTCGAAGTAATTCTAGTAATAGAAGCAGTAATGCATctaattttgataaaatcgataaaacaaatgaaccttataatgataaaaaaaatgtcttAATAGAAACTgctgataaaaataatagtggCGAAAACAATGAAGCATTTTCTcaacaaattattaataatttatcaaatgttaaggagaaaaaaaaaaaaaaatcaaaagatgaagaagatgataataatacttatataataccctcaatagaaaaatatgccCTTGAAAATACTTATGAAAATTTGAAAGCtgcttataaaaatatgccaAAATATGCTTCTTCCCCtattttaacatttttagataattcatataataggGTCATTTCAATAATAGAAGCAagtaaaaatgaagaattataa
- a CDS encoding protein disulfide-isomerase, putative, with protein MIYIFFVYIFLYFFVCNINAKYSYPQNDILKVTSDNIQSVFELNEYWLIKFYAPQCTHCKRIWNKIINLRYDIQNDNKRKVYFGEVNCEDTNGRAICDKYKVSSVPQLKLFKGNELISTFSNDINNEPILKKWLYYTTTPIFHGIYSEEELANYKTKDILFLTCSENLNENLIKVAKLYFEENYFLNIKNQELCTKLGIKNNSLHVQGAHDNFVSNINQMNFEELKHFVNKNRFPIVSKIDHHTFFSIRSSGNNLILLLIDFQNEPDKYIYQFTQHAKRNINLKEYIFAYIDGKYYEENLELYGVDSKRYPQILVFSKNPREYYFEDYFNIDHVQNIIEDIENKRIKPKMEEFTKMDILLIKIKKQIKYIIDKSFRTDIKSFIGFICGIIMIVFTVVLVFHTAYSFVNKPEPEYEMETKKKK; from the exons atgatatatattttttttgtttatatatttttatatttttttgtgtgtaaCATTAATGCAAAATATTCTTATCCCCAAAATGACATACTAAAAGTTACCTCCGATAATATTCAAAGTGTGTTTGAATTAAACGAATATTGGCTTATCAAATT CTATGCACCTCAATGTACACATTGCAAACGTATTTGGAATAAAATCATAAATTTAAGATATGATAttcaaaatgataataaaagaaaagtaTACTTTGGAGAA GTAAATTGTGAAGACACAAATGGACGAGCTATATGCGATAAATACAAAGTTTCAAGCGTCCCTCAATTAAAAct ATTTAAAGGAAACGAACTAATTTCAACCTTttcaaatgatataaataacgagccgattttaaaaaaatggctATATTACACAACCAC CCCAATATTTCATGGCATATATTCTGAAGAGGAACTAGCCAACTACAAAACAAAAGACATTTTATTTCTGACATGTtcagaaaatttaaat gaAAATTTAATCAAGGTTGCTAAACTGTATTTCGAAGAAAACTATTTTCTCAACATTAAGAATCAa gAATTATGCACCAAGTTAGGTATCAAAAATAACAGTTTGCATGTCCAGGGTGCGCatgataattttgtttcGAACATAAATCAAATG AATTTTGAAGAGTTAAAacattttgttaataaaaataggtTTCCCATAGTAAGCAAAATAGATCACCATACTTTTTTTAGCATAAGGAGTAGTG GAAATAATTTGATATTACTTTTAATTGACTTTCAAAATGAAcctgataaatatatttatcaatttACTCAACATGCTAAAAG gaacataaatttgaaggaatatatatttgccTATATAGATGGAAAATATTACGAAGAA aatttaGAATTGTATGGTGTAGACTCAAAAAGATATCCTCAAATACTTGTATTTAGCAAGAACCCTCGT gaGTATTACTTCGAAGACTATTTCAACATTGATCATGTGCAAAACATAATAG AGGATATAGAGAACAAACGAATTAAACCTAAAATGGAGGAGTTCACTAAAATggatat acttttgataaaaatcaagaaacaaataaaatatattatagacAAATCATTTCGAACAGATATTAAATCATTCATAGGATTTATATGTGGAATTATTATg ATCGTATTTACAGTAGTTCTTGTGTTTCATACAGCTTATTCTTTTGTGAATAAGCCAGAGCCAGAATATGAGAtggaaacaaaaaagaaaaaataa
- a CDS encoding CRAL/TRIO domain-containing protein, putative, which produces MSDEDTNKYLTEKVLAYNPTPDEIKYYHKTGEKSVRYIFCKQKLDPFEIEKVQGLKDYVRSAIDKEIELAKQSKGPYPQRSYDDIFQKTLFNDDNYVLRFLQGNEFVYDKCYVDILRHLKWREENLPIKREDIKDIINNGYIYIHGRDKSMHPIIVINCKRFITVNTKDVLKVAYYWMEFAIANLFVEGKIEQWRVIIDLSSCSVLNIPVSTLKEISQSLSCNYRSRLSKMLVLSAPFFISGMWHMLKSIIPYNTQQKISITSAEIDKKLLNQVDADQLEKKYGGTCENATSFADPILP; this is translated from the exons ATGTCTGACGAAGATACCAATAAATACTTAACTGAAAAAGTCTTAGCATATAACCCTACTCcagatgaaataaaatat TATCACAAAACTGGCGAAAAGTCCgtaagatatatattttgtaagcAAAAGCTAGATCCATTTGAAATCGAAAAAGTTCAAGGGCTTAAAGATTATGTGCGTAGTGCAATTGATAAAGAAATTGAGTTAGCTAAACAATCCAAAGGCCCATATCCTCAACGATCATATGATGacatatttcaaaaaacaCTTTTCAATGACGACAATTATGTGCTACGATTTCTCCAAGG AAACGAGTTTGTTTATGACAAATGCTACGTTGACATCCTTAGACATTTGAAGTGGAGGGAGGAGAATCTTCCAATAAAGCGCGAAGATATTAAGGAtattata AACAAtggatatatttacattcaCGGACGAGACAAAAGCATGCACCCAATCATTGTCATCAACTGCAAACGCTTCATCACTGTCAATACG AAGGACGTTTTAAAGGTGGCCTATTACTGGATGG aaTTTGCTATAgcaaatttatttgttgaGGGAAAGATCGAACAATGGCGAGTCATCATAGATTTATCTTCATGCAGTGTTTTAAATATCCCTGTATCAACATTAAAGGAGATATCCCAAAGCTTAAGC TGCAACTATAGATCGAGATTGTCAAAAATGCTTGTTTTAAGCGCACCTTTCTTTATATCCGGAATGTGGCATATGCTTAAATCTATTATACca TATAACACCCAACAAAAAATTTCCATCACCTCTGCAGAAATTGAT aaaaaattgcTTAACCAAGTTGACGCAGACCAGTTAGAGA AAAAATATGGAGGAACATGCGAGAATGCCACATCTTTTGCAGACCCAATTCTTCCATAA
- a CDS encoding tRNA (guanine-N(7)-)-methyltransferase, putative produces MFIYSNQKMKKHKTPCKKFYRQRAHCNPLSDSYIKYPLNDKYVDWGIHYPSYFGGVENAEKSAETSAEKNAEKNAEKNADKDSKAENKDNAQSNETNAEQDTLYLNTNKYPICYENKIQVKPNNFEVNFLDIGCGYGGLLFELSKVFDNKLILGLEIRDKITNYVGEKINTYRKNDFPNYNNIAVIRTNAMKFLPNYIKKNQIEKMFFCFPDPHFKKPNWRRRIITIESLSLYYHLLQKNGLIYFITDVFTLYLWVKFCFNRYQKFKILSEEEYKNDICIKLIHEKSEESKRVKSQNKNMYFCVAQKI; encoded by the coding sequence atgtttatttattctaatcaaaaaatgaaaaaacataaaaccCCATGTAAAAAATTCTATCGCCAAAGAGCACATTGCAATCCACTTTCAGAcagttatataaaatatccaCTAAACGATAAGTATGTGGATTGGGGAATTCACTACCCATCCTATTTCGGGGGCGTAGAAAATGCAGAAAAGAGTGCAGAAACGAGTGCAGAAAAGAATGCAGAAAAGAATGCAGAAAAGAATGCAGACAAAGATTCCAAGGCAGAAAACAAAGACAACGCACAAAGTAACGAAACTAATGCTGAACAGGATACACTATATCTAaacacaaataaatatccaATATgctatgaaaataaaatacaagtTAAgccaaataattttgaagTAAACTTTTTAGATATAGGGTGTGGTTATGGCGGATTACTTTTTGAGTTAAGTAAagtttttgataataaacTAATATTAGGTTTAGAAATACGAGATAAAATAACTAATTATGTTggagaaaaaattaatacttatagaaaaaatgattttccaaattataataatatagcaGTTATAAGAACAAATGCAATGAAATTTTTAcctaattatattaaaaaaaatcaaattgaaaaaatgtttttttgttttcctGATccacattttaaaaaaccaAATTGGAGAAGAAGAATAATAACTATAGAAagtttatcattatattatcatttgttacaaaaaaacggtttaatatattttataacagatgtttttactttatatttatgggttaaattttgttttaacagatatcaaaaatttaaaatccTTTCTGaagaagaatataaaaatgatatctGTATAAAATTGATACATGAAAAATCCGAAGAATCAAAGCGGGTTAAatcacaaaataaaaatatgtatttttgtgttgcacaaaaaatttaa